Proteins from a genomic interval of Sporolactobacillus sp. Y61:
- a CDS encoding NUDIX hydrolase, whose product MSDRLTEQKTDSKELFKGKIVHLFLDTVALPDGRSATREVVKHPGAVAIIAVNDQGKLLLVRQYRYPLDGIIYEIPAGKLEPGENPDHSAHRELEEETGYQCTQLEKVASFYSSPGFSDELLHIYFTDTLTPGKQHLDDDEFLEVCAVSLEEAERMVVEHQIADAKSVYAVQYLRLLALQGRKLK is encoded by the coding sequence ATGTCAGACCGGCTGACGGAACAGAAGACAGACTCAAAAGAACTATTCAAGGGGAAAATTGTCCACTTATTTTTGGACACGGTGGCACTTCCTGATGGTCGAAGTGCTACAAGGGAAGTCGTGAAACACCCGGGAGCAGTCGCGATCATTGCTGTAAATGATCAGGGGAAACTTCTGCTGGTCCGGCAGTATCGCTATCCCCTTGACGGGATCATTTATGAAATTCCGGCCGGGAAGCTCGAGCCTGGAGAAAATCCTGATCATTCAGCACACCGGGAACTTGAAGAAGAGACCGGTTATCAGTGCACGCAGCTTGAGAAAGTGGCGTCTTTTTATTCGTCCCCCGGTTTTTCTGATGAGCTGCTTCATATCTATTTTACAGACACTCTGACCCCAGGGAAACAGCATCTGGATGATGATGAATTTCTTGAGGTCTGTGCGGTCAGCCTGGAAGAAGCAGAAAGAATGGTTGTAGAGCATCAGATTGCAGATGCCAAGTCTGTCTATGCGGTTCAATATCTGCGTCTTCTTGCACTGCAGGGGAGAAAATTGAAATAA
- a CDS encoding alpha-ketoacid dehydrogenase subunit beta — MTVKMSYSDAINDAIRLAMRKDENVVLMGEDVAGGAEVDHLQDEGAWGGVFGVSKGIVEEFGRNRVLDTPIAEAGYMGAAVSAAVTGLRPISELMFNDFIGSCLDEVMNQAAKFHYMFGGKARVPLTIRTIDGAGFNAAAQHSQSLYALFTHIPGLKVAVPSSPNDVKGLLLSAIFDDDPVIVFEDKTLYAKKGQVEEGFFTIPLGKAEIKRPGKDLTIVAIGKQVYTALDAADQLAKEGFETEVIDPRTLSPLDEETILQSVMKTGRLIIVDEAYPRCSAATDIAAIVGDKAFDYLDAPIKRVTAPHSPVPFSPPLEKLYLPSPEKIIKAFREMVGDKVFTTA, encoded by the coding sequence GTGACTGTTAAAATGAGTTATTCAGATGCGATCAATGATGCCATACGTCTTGCCATGCGAAAAGATGAAAACGTTGTCTTGATGGGTGAAGACGTTGCCGGCGGTGCAGAGGTTGATCATTTACAGGATGAAGGTGCCTGGGGTGGCGTTTTCGGTGTATCAAAAGGAATTGTTGAAGAATTCGGCCGTAACAGAGTCCTCGACACACCTATTGCTGAGGCTGGATATATGGGCGCAGCTGTTTCAGCTGCTGTCACAGGACTTCGCCCGATCTCGGAATTAATGTTCAACGATTTCATTGGAAGCTGTCTGGATGAAGTTATGAATCAGGCTGCAAAATTCCATTATATGTTTGGCGGAAAAGCCAGGGTACCACTTACAATTCGTACGATAGATGGTGCGGGGTTCAATGCTGCAGCGCAACATTCCCAGAGCCTGTACGCGCTTTTTACACACATTCCCGGACTGAAAGTCGCCGTACCAAGCAGTCCAAATGATGTAAAAGGGCTGCTTCTGAGTGCCATTTTCGATGATGATCCGGTGATCGTTTTTGAAGATAAAACCCTGTACGCAAAGAAGGGGCAGGTTGAAGAAGGGTTCTTCACCATTCCTCTTGGGAAGGCAGAAATTAAACGCCCAGGTAAGGATCTTACAATCGTTGCTATAGGGAAACAGGTCTATACTGCTTTGGATGCAGCTGACCAGCTCGCAAAGGAAGGGTTTGAAACTGAAGTCATCGATCCAAGGACCCTGTCCCCGCTTGATGAGGAGACGATCCTTCAATCTGTCATGAAAACCGGGCGCCTGATTATTGTGGATGAGGCATATCCGCGATGCAGCGCAGCAACAGATATTGCAGCAATTGTGGGAGACAAAGCATTTGACTATCTTGATGCTCCGATCAAGCGCGTGACCGCACCACACAGCCCTGTGCCCTTCTCTCCACCACTTGAAAAGCTATATTTGCCTTCGCCTGAAAAAATTATCAAAGCATTCAGAGAGATGGTTGGGGACAAAGTATTCACAACTGCGTGA
- a CDS encoding cation diffusion facilitator family transporter, which translates to MDNRPEQRGTQGPHHHHQTSNQTALLAGFLLITGFMIVEAVGGLLSNSLALLSDAGHMLSDSISLGLSFTALMVGSKIPANQTKTFGYRRFEILAALFNGVLLLVLSVWIIYEAFQRFSHPAPIHSGSMLVIAFIGLIVNIFVAWILSGGENKENLNVRSAFIHVLGDLLGSAGAIVAAVLIYLFGWEFADPLASLIVSAVIIRSGWQVLRDSINILMEGKPDNLDLEEIRNRICGVEGVISLHDMHIWTITSGFLSLSCHLIVADRTDRDRILNDVQHILSDYHLMHSTVQIEGTTFETCFSDCAHQKKKA; encoded by the coding sequence ATGGATAACAGACCGGAACAGAGGGGTACGCAAGGTCCACATCATCATCATCAAACATCAAATCAGACTGCATTACTGGCCGGTTTTCTACTGATCACCGGATTTATGATTGTTGAAGCTGTCGGCGGTCTGCTCAGTAACAGTCTGGCTTTATTATCGGACGCAGGCCATATGCTGAGTGATTCAATATCACTGGGACTGAGTTTTACTGCACTGATGGTAGGTTCAAAGATTCCTGCCAATCAGACAAAAACTTTTGGATATAGACGATTTGAAATTCTGGCTGCTCTTTTTAATGGTGTCCTGTTACTCGTCCTTTCTGTATGGATCATTTATGAAGCCTTCCAGCGGTTTTCCCATCCGGCACCGATTCATAGCGGAAGCATGCTGGTCATCGCCTTCATCGGGTTAATCGTCAACATTTTCGTTGCCTGGATACTGTCAGGAGGAGAGAATAAAGAAAATCTGAACGTGCGCAGTGCGTTTATTCATGTTCTTGGCGACCTGCTCGGTTCAGCCGGTGCCATTGTTGCTGCTGTTCTTATTTACCTGTTCGGGTGGGAGTTTGCCGATCCGTTAGCGAGTCTTATTGTCTCGGCCGTCATTATCAGAAGCGGGTGGCAGGTCCTGAGAGATTCGATTAATATTCTGATGGAAGGTAAGCCGGACAATCTTGATCTTGAAGAAATCAGAAACAGGATTTGCGGAGTTGAAGGGGTGATCAGTCTGCACGACATGCATATCTGGACGATTACTTCAGGCTTTTTATCTCTCAGCTGCCACCTGATTGTTGCAGACCGGACAGATCGAGACCGCATCCTGAACGATGTACAGCACATACTCAGTGACTACCATCTGATGCATTCAACGGTGCAGATTGAAGGAACAACATTTGAAACGTGCTTTTCCGATTGCGCTCATCAGAAGAAGAAGGCATGA
- the spoIIM gene encoding stage II sporulation protein M, with the protein MLGEIAGIRIRDIVTGHIRNYLSLYTFVIALFLMGIVFGSIIVNSLPFESRNDLLNYLEQFFGELAKGQIADPHVLFRESLLNDLQYSGLIWVLGLSVIGLPIIFILIFIRGMVLGFTVGFLVSQMGLQGFMAAAVSVFPQNLLMIPVDLFLSVVAVVCSLKMIRQLLMRTRREPLLPQFISYALILLICACFTVIASGYEAYISPTLIGLFVS; encoded by the coding sequence ATGCTTGGGGAAATAGCAGGGATCAGAATCAGAGACATCGTAACGGGGCACATCAGAAATTATTTATCGCTTTATACATTTGTAATCGCACTGTTTCTTATGGGTATTGTTTTTGGATCCATAATCGTCAACAGTCTCCCATTTGAATCGAGAAATGATCTGCTTAATTATCTGGAGCAGTTCTTTGGAGAACTGGCAAAGGGGCAAATCGCTGATCCGCATGTGTTATTCCGTGAAAGCCTGCTAAATGATCTGCAGTATTCAGGATTGATCTGGGTGCTCGGATTATCAGTTATCGGATTACCGATTATTTTTATTCTCATTTTCATCAGGGGTATGGTTCTTGGATTCACCGTTGGCTTTCTGGTCAGTCAGATGGGTTTACAAGGCTTTATGGCTGCTGCCGTCAGCGTTTTTCCGCAGAATCTGCTGATGATTCCTGTGGATTTATTTCTTTCCGTTGTTGCTGTTGTCTGTTCCCTGAAGATGATCAGGCAACTGCTCATGCGAACCCGCAGGGAGCCGCTCCTCCCCCAGTTCATTTCTTATGCACTGATTTTATTGATCTGCGCCTGTTTTACGGTCATTGCGAGTGGATATGAAGCCTATATCTCACCAACACTGATTGGTCTGTTTGTTTCCTGA
- a CDS encoding isochorismatase family cysteine hydrolase encodes MTKEALLIVDMSNDFVADDGGLTAGKPAQEIVPYIVSLAQQFHDKDKPVIFCMDAHEENDPHFKLWPPHNIKGTHGAELYGGLGRWYSAHKEDAGVIFVPKPEYDAFIGTNLDQILRSLHVDTVHLTGVCTDICDFLTCYGAYSRGYRTVAHSKGMATFTGQHELFLKHMQAIFKTEIVE; translated from the coding sequence ATGACAAAAGAAGCCCTGCTGATTGTTGATATGAGTAATGATTTTGTGGCAGATGACGGTGGCCTGACAGCCGGTAAGCCGGCACAGGAGATTGTTCCCTATATTGTCTCACTGGCGCAACAATTCCATGATAAAGATAAACCAGTCATTTTCTGTATGGATGCCCATGAAGAAAACGATCCGCATTTCAAACTGTGGCCGCCGCACAATATCAAGGGAACACATGGCGCTGAGCTGTACGGGGGACTGGGTCGCTGGTATTCTGCTCATAAAGAGGATGCGGGCGTCATTTTCGTTCCGAAGCCGGAATATGACGCATTTATCGGCACAAACCTGGATCAGATTCTTCGCTCGCTGCATGTAGACACCGTGCATTTGACAGGTGTGTGCACGGATATATGTGATTTTCTGACGTGTTACGGTGCGTATTCACGCGGGTACCGAACCGTTGCACACAGCAAAGGGATGGCAACTTTTACAGGTCAGCATGAACTTTTTCTGAAACACATGCAGGCCATATTTAAAACTGAGATTGTTGAATAA
- a CDS encoding VOC family protein — MSLLRFHHCAIICSNYRKSKHFYTKVLGFRVLQETYRKERKSYKLDLQLENNESSRIELFSFPDPPARLTRPEACGLRHLAFAVNSVRKTVQELNMKGVVCEPVRIDELTGKPFTFFRDPDDLPLELYEC, encoded by the coding sequence ATGTCCCTTTTGCGATTTCATCACTGCGCGATCATCTGTTCCAATTACCGGAAGTCTAAACATTTCTATACAAAAGTTCTGGGCTTCCGCGTACTTCAGGAAACATATCGCAAAGAAAGGAAATCCTATAAACTGGATCTGCAATTGGAAAACAATGAAAGCAGCCGGATTGAACTCTTCTCCTTTCCTGATCCACCTGCCAGGCTGACCCGGCCTGAGGCGTGTGGTTTACGTCATCTGGCCTTTGCCGTGAACAGTGTCCGGAAAACGGTTCAGGAGCTGAACATGAAGGGGGTGGTTTGTGAACCTGTCCGAATAGATGAACTGACCGGTAAACCGTTTACTTTTTTCAGAGATCCTGATGACCTTCCTCTTGAATTGTATGAATGCTGA
- a CDS encoding DNA-3-methyladenine glycosylase I produces the protein MPHRCDWHTDDPVYIDYHDREWGRPVYDSKKLFEMLCLEGMQAGLSWITILKRREAYRRAFAGFDPEIISEFTEDQVGALMQNSGIIRNRRKIRSIIQNARSFLELEKEQSFSTYLWRIVGGQPITHCYHSASEIPSSSVESRMMSRNLKKRGFSFVGETICYAFMQAVGMVNDHETTCFCYAQIRDQNRLDHRSVKLTDSRYKQDEKNSDHN, from the coding sequence ATGCCTCATAGATGTGACTGGCATACAGATGATCCTGTCTATATCGACTATCACGACCGTGAATGGGGAAGACCGGTTTATGATTCAAAAAAATTATTTGAAATGTTATGTCTCGAAGGCATGCAGGCAGGTCTGAGCTGGATTACCATTTTAAAGCGGAGAGAAGCATACAGAAGAGCCTTTGCCGGTTTTGATCCGGAAATCATTTCAGAGTTTACTGAAGATCAGGTCGGCGCGCTGATGCAGAACAGCGGGATCATCCGTAATCGCAGGAAGATCAGGTCGATCATTCAAAACGCCCGGTCTTTTCTGGAATTAGAGAAGGAACAGTCTTTCAGCACCTACTTATGGCGCATAGTTGGTGGACAGCCGATCACACACTGCTATCATTCTGCCTCTGAGATACCTTCTTCGAGCGTTGAGTCACGCATGATGAGCAGAAATTTAAAAAAACGCGGCTTCAGCTTTGTCGGAGAGACGATCTGTTACGCGTTTATGCAGGCCGTCGGCATGGTTAATGATCACGAAACAACGTGTTTTTGCTATGCTCAGATTCGGGACCAGAATCGGTTGGATCATCGCTCAGTCAAACTTACGGATTCCCGGTACAAACAGGATGAGAAAAACAGCGATCACAACTGA
- a CDS encoding thioredoxin family protein: protein MKAIETKEEFNKVISSPDTVIIKFETTWCPDCKRLNTYVDDLVKENSFKWYSADRDKFPDLGEKYQVLGVPSLLAFKNGEKKAHLRADDKSPDEIRDYLKAVQP, encoded by the coding sequence ATGAAAGCTATTGAAACGAAAGAGGAATTTAATAAAGTAATTAGCAGCCCGGATACCGTCATCATTAAATTTGAAACAACATGGTGCCCGGATTGTAAACGACTGAACACCTATGTGGATGATCTCGTGAAAGAGAACAGCTTTAAGTGGTACTCTGCAGACCGAGATAAATTTCCGGATTTAGGCGAGAAATATCAGGTCCTTGGTGTACCCAGCCTGCTTGCCTTTAAAAACGGTGAAAAAAAGGCCCATCTCCGGGCTGATGACAAATCTCCGGACGAAATCAGGGATTATCTGAAAGCCGTTCAGCCATAA
- a CDS encoding NUDIX hydrolase yields the protein MGYIEEIRSMVGHRPLILVGAVAVISNSKGHILLQKRRYPENTWGLPGGLMEPGESSEETAMREVREETGLTIDRLKLAGVFSGANMYAIAENGDQFYPVTIAYQTSDYKGELIMDPAESVSFAFMNPDDLPEKMLKNHRKILNEILTED from the coding sequence ATGGGATATATAGAAGAAATACGCTCGATGGTCGGTCACCGGCCACTGATTCTTGTCGGAGCAGTTGCCGTGATCAGTAATTCAAAGGGACACATTCTGCTGCAGAAACGCCGCTATCCGGAAAATACGTGGGGACTGCCCGGTGGCTTAATGGAGCCTGGTGAATCTTCAGAAGAAACGGCGATGCGTGAAGTCAGGGAAGAGACTGGTTTGACAATTGATCGGCTGAAGCTTGCTGGTGTCTTTTCTGGTGCAAATATGTATGCCATTGCAGAGAACGGTGATCAGTTTTATCCTGTAACCATCGCTTATCAGACAAGTGATTACAAGGGTGAACTCATCATGGATCCGGCAGAATCTGTTTCATTTGCTTTTATGAATCCGGATGATTTACCAGAGAAAATGTTAAAGAACCACAGAAAAATTCTGAATGAAATCTTAACAGAAGATTAA
- a CDS encoding AI-2E family transporter, with amino-acid sequence MPNSRYFRFFVWLLLILVILMVGSKLTFILQPIGVLFTSLAAPLIISGLLYYLLRPLVKGLVRLKIPKMIAILIIYLIVLSLITMLIIWVGPILYNQFLSLITGMPGLVQQLGNQMNKFQYSELFDRLNLNEISYVDITNRFSNSLTSIASSIGNNILNIIQSVTGTILIIATVPFILFYLLKDGDRLSASVLTLIPKEHRGKAKEILRDMDEALSGYIQGQMIVLMFDFILIYIWYLIIGLNYSLVLALIILFTNLIPFIGSFIATVPAAIVAFIQEPVLAIYVIAGVIVVQQIEGNVISPMVMGRKLDVHPLTIICLLLVAGNLAGIIGMILAIPFYAVCKVIVTRVYKLIQLRKR; translated from the coding sequence ATGCCGAATTCGAGATATTTCAGATTCTTTGTCTGGCTGTTGCTGATTCTGGTCATTTTAATGGTCGGATCGAAGCTGACGTTTATTTTACAACCCATAGGCGTTTTGTTTACGTCTCTTGCAGCTCCGCTTATTATTTCGGGTCTTCTTTACTATCTGTTAAGGCCGCTGGTAAAGGGGCTCGTTCGTCTGAAGATCCCGAAAATGATCGCCATACTTATCATCTATCTGATCGTGCTCAGTCTGATTACCATGCTGATCATCTGGGTCGGCCCTATTCTTTATAATCAGTTCCTTTCCCTGATCACGGGCATGCCTGGCCTCGTTCAGCAGCTTGGCAATCAAATGAATAAATTTCAGTACAGTGAATTGTTTGACCGACTCAATTTGAACGAAATTTCGTATGTCGATATCACGAACAGATTTTCAAATTCGCTGACTTCAATAGCAAGTTCAATTGGAAATAATATCCTGAATATTATTCAGTCGGTAACCGGTACGATACTGATTATTGCTACTGTTCCCTTTATCTTATTTTATCTGCTTAAAGACGGCGACAGGCTGTCCGCCAGCGTCTTAACGCTCATTCCCAAAGAACACAGGGGTAAAGCAAAGGAAATCCTCAGGGATATGGATGAAGCACTGAGCGGATACATTCAAGGACAGATGATCGTCCTGATGTTTGATTTTATTTTAATTTACATCTGGTATCTGATCATCGGCCTGAACTATTCTCTGGTTCTTGCACTTATTATTCTTTTTACAAATCTGATTCCATTTATCGGATCGTTTATTGCAACGGTTCCCGCTGCCATCGTTGCATTCATTCAGGAGCCGGTTCTTGCTATCTATGTCATTGCCGGAGTTATCGTCGTCCAGCAGATTGAAGGGAATGTCATTTCACCTATGGTGATGGGAAGGAAACTTGATGTACATCCGCTGACCATTATTTGTCTGCTGCTTGTCGCAGGTAACCTCGCCGGGATCATTGGTATGATTCTTGCGATACCGTTCTATGCTGTATGCAAAGTGATCGTCACCAGAGTCTATAAATTAATACAGTTGAGAAAAAGATGA
- a CDS encoding Fur family transcriptional regulator, translating to MKARMNRIKKQLHAQKYKLTPQREATVSVLLENEQDHLSAEDVYLLVKEKAPEIGLATVYRTLELLSELKVVDKINFGDGVSRYDLRKEGANHFHHHLVCIECGAVDEIQEDLLGDVENIVERKWHFKVKDHRLTFHGICHRCQERHEEEERKLREQVLEEETEKV from the coding sequence ATGAAAGCCAGGATGAACCGGATTAAAAAGCAGCTGCATGCACAGAAATATAAACTGACACCTCAACGTGAAGCAACAGTGAGTGTTTTACTTGAGAATGAACAGGATCATCTGAGTGCAGAAGATGTTTACCTGCTTGTCAAAGAAAAGGCACCGGAAATTGGGCTTGCAACCGTTTATCGGACACTTGAATTGCTTTCGGAATTGAAAGTTGTTGACAAGATTAATTTTGGTGACGGTGTTTCACGCTATGACCTGAGAAAAGAAGGAGCTAATCATTTTCATCATCATCTTGTCTGCATTGAATGCGGGGCAGTTGATGAGATTCAGGAGGACCTTCTGGGTGATGTAGAAAATATCGTGGAACGCAAATGGCATTTTAAAGTAAAAGATCACCGTCTGACTTTCCATGGTATCTGTCATCGCTGCCAGGAAAGGCATGAAGAAGAAGAACGAAAACTTCGGGAACAGGT
- a CDS encoding MFS transporter yields MAESQINQTIRKYPQFLEPVFVSRAFRALWIGNTLSVLGSSITSIVVPVLVYSLSQSTVTMGLIMTAYMLPNVIILPFAGLIVDRMNRARLMQAADIIRCLLAFTTMGLGLAGQLTIHLLTFIAVIFGLMDGLFQPAFSAMRATVFVPEIRNSANALNQLSVQGMRLLGPAVGGFIIGMLSAPVGFGIDGITFLISFICLLFLTREGRMYKHVRPEKKVSFFRECFAGIDVIRKQTWLWVTIIAFSLINIFTTGVIAILIPWLINIHEKYPPYVYGIVMSGEAIGAAIAAFIFGMRKTWRFRGFIAYAGVGLSGFCLLLMPVASSEVLLIVLMIVEGFGMMTFGLIWETSLQEQVAPEAFGRVASLDMLGSFALLPAGFLFTGWFADIVGGVAAIMILGLSVVIAVFLILFVPGIRKFD; encoded by the coding sequence ATGGCAGAATCCCAAATCAATCAAACAATAAGAAAATATCCTCAGTTTCTTGAGCCTGTGTTTGTTTCACGGGCTTTCCGTGCGTTATGGATTGGCAATACCTTATCCGTTTTAGGTTCTTCGATAACAAGTATCGTTGTCCCTGTCCTTGTTTATTCACTCAGTCAATCAACGGTAACCATGGGCTTGATCATGACGGCGTATATGTTGCCGAATGTGATCATCCTGCCCTTTGCCGGCCTGATTGTTGATCGTATGAATCGTGCGCGGCTCATGCAGGCAGCAGACATCATCAGATGTCTGCTAGCCTTTACAACTATGGGACTGGGGCTCGCCGGGCAGCTGACGATTCATCTTCTGACCTTCATTGCGGTGATTTTTGGATTGATGGACGGCCTTTTCCAGCCTGCTTTCTCCGCCATGCGGGCCACTGTGTTTGTACCGGAAATACGCAATTCTGCAAACGCCCTGAACCAGCTGAGCGTTCAGGGCATGCGTCTTCTGGGGCCTGCAGTTGGCGGATTCATTATCGGTATGCTTTCAGCCCCGGTTGGATTTGGGATTGATGGAATCACCTTTCTCATTTCGTTCATCTGTCTTCTTTTCTTAACCCGTGAAGGCAGAATGTATAAACACGTTCGGCCTGAAAAAAAGGTTTCATTTTTCCGCGAATGCTTTGCAGGGATTGATGTCATAAGAAAACAAACATGGCTTTGGGTAACCATTATCGCATTTAGTCTGATTAATATTTTCACAACCGGTGTGATTGCTATTCTGATCCCCTGGCTGATCAACATTCATGAAAAATATCCTCCATATGTATATGGTATCGTCATGTCAGGAGAAGCCATCGGAGCTGCCATCGCAGCATTCATTTTCGGCATGAGGAAAACATGGAGATTTCGCGGCTTCATCGCTTACGCCGGTGTTGGCCTTTCCGGATTCTGCCTGCTTCTGATGCCTGTCGCCAGCTCAGAAGTGCTGCTGATTGTTTTGATGATTGTTGAAGGCTTCGGAATGATGACTTTCGGGCTCATCTGGGAAACCAGTCTTCAGGAACAGGTTGCTCCTGAAGCATTTGGCCGGGTCGCAAGTCTGGATATGCTGGGTTCCTTCGCACTTCTTCCGGCGGGGTTCCTGTTTACCGGCTGGTTTGCAGATATAGTCGGAGGGGTTGCCGCAATCATGATCCTGGGTCTTTCAGTTGTGATCGCTGTTTTTCTCATCCTGTTTGTACCGGGAATCCGTAAGTTTGACTGA
- a CDS encoding dihydrolipoamide acetyltransferase family protein — MATEIIMPKMGMGMDEGTVVEWLKHKGDPVKKGESVVSISSDKIEKDIEAPADGFLIDIEAGEDAVVPIGQPLGYIGQNGETVATQEQSAVVEKTEPASPVSEVSPKVSPAMASEKPVAVPEQPRLRVSPAARKLAKTENIDLNTVTGTGPMGRITKADVAGAIKNKVNKPASTPSASEVKPAAKPEAAGNSRKVTGMRKVIAQRMYDSLQKTAQLTLQSTADVTDLIAFQKEAREAYQINDEVRLTITDFIAKAAIQALLDYKKMNSLYEGNTITTYDSVNLGVAVALDEGLVVPVIKDADKKSISAISREIRRASKAARGGAMDRLQLSGSTFTVTSLGTYGIGFFTPVLNPPEIGILGVGTISDQPVYIGDALQRRSVLPLSLTFDHRAIDGAQAAEFLSAVKKNLEAPLKLVL, encoded by the coding sequence ATGGCTACTGAGATAATTATGCCAAAAATGGGAATGGGAATGGATGAAGGAACAGTTGTAGAATGGCTGAAGCATAAGGGCGATCCTGTAAAAAAGGGAGAATCCGTTGTTTCAATCAGTTCAGATAAAATAGAGAAGGATATAGAGGCACCGGCTGACGGCTTTCTCATTGATATTGAAGCAGGAGAAGATGCCGTCGTCCCTATAGGTCAGCCCCTTGGTTATATTGGCCAGAATGGAGAAACGGTTGCGACACAGGAGCAGAGTGCCGTTGTTGAGAAAACGGAACCCGCTTCTCCGGTTTCTGAAGTCTCTCCTAAAGTCTCTCCTGCCATGGCATCTGAAAAACCGGTTGCCGTTCCCGAGCAGCCCAGACTGAGGGTTTCACCGGCTGCACGGAAATTGGCGAAAACGGAAAACATTGATCTGAATACCGTAACAGGCACCGGTCCGATGGGAAGAATCACTAAAGCTGATGTGGCCGGAGCGATTAAAAACAAGGTCAATAAACCTGCAAGTACACCTTCTGCCAGTGAAGTGAAACCGGCAGCAAAGCCGGAAGCTGCGGGCAACTCACGAAAAGTAACCGGCATGAGAAAAGTAATTGCACAGCGTATGTATGACAGCTTGCAGAAGACAGCCCAGCTGACCCTTCAATCTACTGCCGATGTAACTGATTTAATTGCATTCCAGAAAGAAGCAAGGGAAGCCTACCAGATTAATGATGAAGTACGGTTGACCATTACAGACTTTATTGCAAAAGCGGCTATTCAGGCTTTACTGGATTATAAAAAGATGAACAGTCTTTATGAAGGAAATACCATCACAACTTATGACAGCGTCAATCTTGGTGTTGCTGTAGCCTTGGATGAGGGACTTGTTGTTCCTGTTATAAAAGATGCAGATAAGAAATCAATCAGTGCCATTTCAAGAGAAATCAGAAGAGCAAGTAAAGCTGCACGTGGGGGTGCGATGGATCGTCTCCAGCTTAGCGGATCCACCTTTACGGTGACCTCACTTGGAACGTATGGTATCGGATTCTTTACGCCGGTTCTCAATCCCCCTGAAATTGGGATATTAGGTGTCGGAACGATCAGTGATCAGCCCGTATATATTGGAGACGCATTGCAGAGACGAAGTGTATTACCTTTAAGTCTTACTTTTGATCATCGGGCTATAGACGGCGCACAGGCCGCTGAATTCCTGTCTGCTGTAAAGAAAAATCTTGAGGCACCTCTTAAACTGGTTCTATGA
- the deoD gene encoding purine-nucleoside phosphorylase — protein MSIHIEAKPGEIADSILLPGDPLRAKYIADTYLENSVQYNQVRGMLGFTGTYKGKRISVQGTGMGIPSISIYVNELIRDYGVRNLIRVGTCGGIQKDIHVRDVILAMSATTDSAINHTVFPNMDFAPTANFELLNTAYHLGKEMGVNLRAGNILSADVFYRDTMDIMKKLADYGVLAVEMETTALYTLAAKYGARALTILTVSDHIFTSEDTTAAERQTTFNDMIRIALETAIK, from the coding sequence ATGAGTATTCATATCGAGGCAAAGCCAGGTGAAATCGCCGACAGTATTTTGCTGCCCGGTGATCCGCTCCGTGCGAAATATATCGCCGACACATATCTTGAAAATTCCGTTCAGTATAATCAGGTCAGAGGTATGCTGGGGTTTACGGGGACCTACAAAGGGAAGCGTATTTCTGTTCAGGGAACAGGGATGGGTATTCCCTCAATATCTATTTATGTGAACGAACTGATTCGGGATTATGGCGTCAGGAACCTGATTCGTGTCGGGACATGCGGCGGGATACAGAAGGATATTCATGTTCGGGATGTAATTTTAGCTATGTCTGCAACAACGGATTCAGCAATCAATCATACCGTGTTCCCGAATATGGATTTTGCTCCTACAGCCAACTTTGAACTGCTAAACACGGCTTATCACTTGGGAAAAGAAATGGGAGTTAATCTCCGAGCCGGTAATATTCTTTCTGCAGATGTGTTCTATCGTGACACGATGGATATCATGAAAAAACTGGCTGATTATGGCGTTCTTGCCGTAGAAATGGAAACTACAGCACTTTACACTTTAGCTGCAAAATATGGTGCACGGGCCTTAACGATTCTGACGGTCAGTGATCACATATTCACTAGTGAAGATACAACTGCCGCAGAAAGGCAGACAACCTTCAATGATATGATCAGAATTGCTCTTGAAACAGCCATAAAATAA